TGGGACTGGTTAAAGAAGTATTCGATAAAGATACGATGGCTTCCTTAGTGGGGGATATGTCTATCGGACATGTGCGTTACTCTACAAGCGGAGATAGTCGTCTAGCCAATGCACAACCGCTCGTGTTCAAATATCGAGATGGCGATTTAGGGATTGCGACGAATGGTAATATCGTGAATGCGCCACAGATCCGGCGTGAGTTAGAGCAAATGGGCTCTATCTTTCAGACGACGAGTGACACTGAGGTTATTGCTCACTTGATCGCCCGTTCTCCTAAAGATGTTGTGGAAGCGGCTAAAGATGCGCTAGGCCGTATTGTGGGTGGGTACGCTTTTCTCATTATGACGAACGATAAATTACTTGTGGCTTCTGACCCGAATGGACTTCGTCCTATAACGATGGGCCGTCTAGGGGATGCTTATATATTTGCCTCTGAGACGTGTGCGTTAGAGACCATCGGAGCTGAGCTTATACGTGATATTCGACCAGGAGAGTTGCTTGTATTAGATGCAAATGGATTACGGGAAGATCGCTATACAGAACCGCAGCGGAAGGCGATATGTTCGATGGAATATATTTATTTTGCCCGTCCTGATAGTGATATCAATGGATCCAATCTGCATGCTGCACGCAAAAGAATGGGGAGTCAAATGGCGCTTGAGGCGTTCATTGATGCTGATATTGTAACTGGGGTACCAGATTCCAGCATTTCCGCAGCTATCGGGTATGCCGAGCAGACTGGCATTCCCTATGAGCTTGGGTTGATCAAGAACAAATATACAGGTCGTACATTTATTCAGCCCAGCCAAGAACTTCGAGAACAAGGTGTCAAAATGAAGCTTAGTGCTGTACGTCGTGTCGTTCAAGGTCAGCGTGTTGTCATGATTGATGATTCGATTGTACGCGGCACGACCTCACGCCGGATAGTCAATTTGTTACGTGAAGCAGGAGCTACAGAAGTGCATGTTAGAATTACCTCACCTCCATTCAAGAATCCGTGTTATTACGGCATTGATACACCTGATCGTAAAGAGCTGATTGCTTCTTACCGTACGGTTGAAGAAATATGTCGTGAAATTAACGCTGATTCTTTAGCATTCTTAAGTCCAGAGGGCCTAATCAGTGCTGTTGGCGGCGATAATGCTGGAGATGAGAATGGGGGCTTATGTCTCGCTTGTTTTACCAATGAATATCCAACGACGTTGGATTTCGATGGTGAGGAGAAGGGTGGCTGCGGCTGTTAATACACGTTAGAACAAGAGTGCTAACTGATTCAATACATTAATCGTTAATGCTATATAGAAAATCCCTGCCTATGATGCTAAGTAAGCTGTTTATGTGTTGGAATGAAGCGATTGTCCATTATGAAAGGTGTTGTTACAAGTGTCTGAGGCCTACAAAAGTGCTGGAGTAGATATCGCAGCAGGTAACGAAGCAGTTGAACGGATGAAGAAGCATGTGAAGCGGACGATGCGTCCAGAAGTAATGACGGATCTTGGTGGCTTTGGAGCGCTATTCGGATTAAATAAGGATAAGTATGAAGAACCCGTACTAGTGTCTGGTACGGATGGTGTGGGTACGAAGCTGAAGCTTGCTTTTGCCATGGATCGTCATGATACGATCGGTATTGATGCGGTTGCTATGTGCGTGAATGATATTGTCGTACAGGGTGCAGAACCCCTCTTCTTCCTTGATTACTTAGCTTGTGACAAAGTGCTACCAGAGAGAATCGAAGCGATTGTAGCTGGAATTGCAGAGGGATGTCATCAAGCAGGTTGTGCTTTGATCGGTGGTGAGACGGCTGAGATGCCAGGTATGTACGCTGAAGGCGAATATGATATTGCTGGCTTCACTGTAGGGATTGTAGATAAACGCAATATTATTAATGGCACAACGATTGCTCCAGGAGATACCGTGATTGGTCTTGCATCGAGTGGAGTTCACAGTAACGGTTTTTCTTTGGTACGTAAGCTTTTGTTGGAACAAGCGGGATATAGTTTACATGAAGAAATAGCCGAACTTGGTGCTAAGCTTGGAGATACGTTACTCACACCGACTAAGATTTATGTTAAGCCACTCCTAACATTGATTGAGAAGCTGAATGTAAAAGGGATGGCACATATTACGGGTGGCGGATTTATTGAGAACATCCCACGTATGTTGCCGGATCATGTCAATGTCGATATAACTTATAAATCTTGGCCGATTCTGCCTATATTTGAGCTCATGCAGCAAACGGGGAATATCTCGAATCGTGATA
The nucleotide sequence above comes from Paenibacillus sp. IHBB 10380. Encoded proteins:
- the purM gene encoding phosphoribosylformylglycinamidine cyclo-ligase, coding for MSEAYKSAGVDIAAGNEAVERMKKHVKRTMRPEVMTDLGGFGALFGLNKDKYEEPVLVSGTDGVGTKLKLAFAMDRHDTIGIDAVAMCVNDIVVQGAEPLFFLDYLACDKVLPERIEAIVAGIAEGCHQAGCALIGGETAEMPGMYAEGEYDIAGFTVGIVDKRNIINGTTIAPGDTVIGLASSGVHSNGFSLVRKLLLEQAGYSLHEEIAELGAKLGDTLLTPTKIYVKPLLTLIEKLNVKGMAHITGGGFIENIPRMLPDHVNVDITYKSWPILPIFELMQQTGNISNRDMFTTFNMGIGLVLVVSEEDAQEALSILKDNGEEAYIIGRVTEGESIVTFTGADV
- the purF gene encoding amidophosphoribosyltransferase, which translates into the protein MVNAAKLASKIPSQLWTGDFYNEGTGKDDIFDTLKEECGVFGVFGHSEATSLSYYGLHALQHRGEESCGMCVADGKDFNYHRGMGLVKEVFDKDTMASLVGDMSIGHVRYSTSGDSRLANAQPLVFKYRDGDLGIATNGNIVNAPQIRRELEQMGSIFQTTSDTEVIAHLIARSPKDVVEAAKDALGRIVGGYAFLIMTNDKLLVASDPNGLRPITMGRLGDAYIFASETCALETIGAELIRDIRPGELLVLDANGLREDRYTEPQRKAICSMEYIYFARPDSDINGSNLHAARKRMGSQMALEAFIDADIVTGVPDSSISAAIGYAEQTGIPYELGLIKNKYTGRTFIQPSQELREQGVKMKLSAVRRVVQGQRVVMIDDSIVRGTTSRRIVNLLREAGATEVHVRITSPPFKNPCYYGIDTPDRKELIASYRTVEEICREINADSLAFLSPEGLISAVGGDNAGDENGGLCLACFTNEYPTTLDFDGEEKGGCGC